A stretch of the Triplophysa dalaica isolate WHDGS20190420 chromosome 19, ASM1584641v1, whole genome shotgun sequence genome encodes the following:
- the mntb gene encoding MAX network transcriptional repressor b isoform X1: MSIDTLLEAARYLEWQAQQQQITREQEERREKALLSREAEQKLSAPVIQPVQVNHVTWVEDSRLEAHRHHQHHPPVIPPPPLPPPVPITVIPIPLVPANPAAPPLQTATPLPVVTPLAAALSPPAAPLLSPSCKDTSSPLHQQQHRHLIAHIKAEVSSLPQSNNSPKQTPALLQPYPAPIITAQHPPQQLALLPQPALPQPQPTLGQLQTNQVARPNGAAMDDGKRRPGGAGTREVHNKLEKNRRAHLKECFDTLKRNVPNVDEKKTSNLSVLRSALRYIQTLKRKEKEYEHDMERLAREKIATQQRLAELKNELSQCMDIMEIDRILRQTVQPEDDQASTSTASGTEGEDNFDQDIEEDVLLSPPPKPPAPLPPEPRATMPLSAILSTHISIQHKPTPQPAAPSTQPQPAVVMPQAIAPAPPPHMLTPTQPTVITHASVSHASVIQAVNHVIPAGPKHLAHIVPSNGGQPIGHITVHPVTHLPTAIYPQSVAVTQPTMVGHITHTLAHHPQTHAQVNGTPVGAQQGAMVGKPTAVVAHHHAGLVGQAVLNPVTMVTVPPFPVSTLKLA, translated from the exons ATGAGTATCGATACTCTGTTGGAAGCGGCCAGGTATTTGGAGTGGCAAGCCCAGCAACAACAGATTACACGTG AGCAAGAGGAGCGCCGAGAGAAGGCCCTGCTGTCCCGAGAGGCCGAGCAGAAGCTCTCAGCCCCCGTCATCCAACCTGTCCAAGTCAACCACGTGACATGGGTGGAAGACTCGCGGCTCGAGGCCCACCGCCATCACCAGCACCACCCTCCGGTGATCCCGCCCCCTCCCCTCCCACCACCCGTTCCCATTACTGTCATCCCCATCCCGTTGGTCCCTGCCAACCCCGCGGCACCTCCCCTTCAGACCGCCACCCCCCTTCCGGTGGTCACGCCTTTAGCCGCGGCCCTGTCTCCACCAGCAGCCCCTCTCCTCAGCCCCAGTTGTAAAGACACTAGCTCACCTTTGCACCAGCAGCAACATCGTCACTTAATTGCGCACATAAAAGCGGAAGTCAGCAGTTTGCCTCAGTCCAACAACAGTCCAAAACAGACGCCGGCGCTGCTTCAACCGTATCCAGCCCCCATCATCACTGCTCAACATCCACCGCAGCAACTCGCCCTCCTGCCACAGCCGGCTCTACCCCAACCTCAGCCAACACTGGGTCAGCTGCAGACAAACCAGGTGGCCAGGCCTAACGGAGCCGCTATGGATGATGGGAAGAGGAGACCAGGAGG GGCTGGGACACGAGAAGTTCACAACAAGCTGGAAAAGAACAG ACGAGCTCATCTTAAAGAATGTTTCGATACCCTCAAGAGGAACGTTCCTAATGTAGACGAAAAGAAAACCTCAAATCTGAGTGTGCTGAGGAGCGCTCTCCGCTACATACAG ACGTTAAAACGAAAAGAAAAGGAGTATGAGCACGATATGGAGCGTTTGGCGCGAGAGAAGATCGCCACCCAGCAGAGACTTGCTGAGCTGAAGAACGAGTTGAGTCAGTGTATGGACATCATGGAGATCGACAGGATCCTCAGACAGACAGTCCAGCCAGAAGATGACCAGGCCTCTACATCAACGGCATCAGGTAcag AAGGTGAAGACAACTTTGACCAAGACATAGAGGAAGACGTCCTCTTGTCTCCGCCACCCAAACCCCCTGCGCCATTGCCACCCGAGCCCCGTGCCACTATGCCTCTGTCCGCCATCCTCTCTACGCACATCTCCATCCAACACAAACCCACCCCCCAACCCGCTGCTCCATCCACGCAGCCTCAGCCCGCCGTGGTCATGCCTCAGGCCATCGCTCCTGCACCCCCACCCCACATGCTCACCCCTACTCAGCCGACAGTCATCACTCATGCGTCTGTATCCCACGCTTCTGTCATCCAAGCCGTGAACCACGTCATTCCAGCTGGGCCTAAACACTTGGCGCACATTGTGCCCTCTAATGGCGGCCAGCCTATCGGACACATCACCGTGCACCCAGTAACCCACCTCCCCACTGCCATTTACCCACAGTCAGTGGCCGTCACGCAGCCAACAATGGTGGGGCACATCACGCACACACTGGCACACCACCCTCAAACTCATGCCCAGGTCAACGGCACACCGGTCGGGGCCCAACAGGGGGCCATGGTGGGGAAGCCCACAGCGGTGGTCGCCCATCATCACGCCGGGCTGGTCGGCCAAGCGGTTCTCAACCCAGTGACTATGGTAACTGTACCCCCCTTTCCCGTCAGCACGCTAAAGCTGGCCTGA
- the mntb gene encoding MAX network transcriptional repressor b isoform X2 — translation MSIDTLLEAARYLEWQAQQQQITREQEERREKALLSREAEQKLSAPVIQPVQVNHVTWVEDSRLEAHRHHQHHPPVIPPPPLPPPVPITVIPIPLVPANPAAPPLQTATPLPVVTPLAAALSPPAAPLLSPSCKDTSSPLHQQQHRHLIAHIKAEVSSLPQSNNSPKQTPALLQPYPAPIITAQHPPQQLALLPQPALPQPQPTLGQLQTNQVARPNGAAMDDGKRRPGGAGTREVHNKLEKNRRAHLKECFDTLKRNVPNVDEKKTSNLSVLRSALRYIQTLKRKEKEYEHDMERLAREKIATQQRLAELKNELSQCMDIMEIDRILRQTVQPEDDQASTSTASEGEDNFDQDIEEDVLLSPPPKPPAPLPPEPRATMPLSAILSTHISIQHKPTPQPAAPSTQPQPAVVMPQAIAPAPPPHMLTPTQPTVITHASVSHASVIQAVNHVIPAGPKHLAHIVPSNGGQPIGHITVHPVTHLPTAIYPQSVAVTQPTMVGHITHTLAHHPQTHAQVNGTPVGAQQGAMVGKPTAVVAHHHAGLVGQAVLNPVTMVTVPPFPVSTLKLA, via the exons ATGAGTATCGATACTCTGTTGGAAGCGGCCAGGTATTTGGAGTGGCAAGCCCAGCAACAACAGATTACACGTG AGCAAGAGGAGCGCCGAGAGAAGGCCCTGCTGTCCCGAGAGGCCGAGCAGAAGCTCTCAGCCCCCGTCATCCAACCTGTCCAAGTCAACCACGTGACATGGGTGGAAGACTCGCGGCTCGAGGCCCACCGCCATCACCAGCACCACCCTCCGGTGATCCCGCCCCCTCCCCTCCCACCACCCGTTCCCATTACTGTCATCCCCATCCCGTTGGTCCCTGCCAACCCCGCGGCACCTCCCCTTCAGACCGCCACCCCCCTTCCGGTGGTCACGCCTTTAGCCGCGGCCCTGTCTCCACCAGCAGCCCCTCTCCTCAGCCCCAGTTGTAAAGACACTAGCTCACCTTTGCACCAGCAGCAACATCGTCACTTAATTGCGCACATAAAAGCGGAAGTCAGCAGTTTGCCTCAGTCCAACAACAGTCCAAAACAGACGCCGGCGCTGCTTCAACCGTATCCAGCCCCCATCATCACTGCTCAACATCCACCGCAGCAACTCGCCCTCCTGCCACAGCCGGCTCTACCCCAACCTCAGCCAACACTGGGTCAGCTGCAGACAAACCAGGTGGCCAGGCCTAACGGAGCCGCTATGGATGATGGGAAGAGGAGACCAGGAGG GGCTGGGACACGAGAAGTTCACAACAAGCTGGAAAAGAACAG ACGAGCTCATCTTAAAGAATGTTTCGATACCCTCAAGAGGAACGTTCCTAATGTAGACGAAAAGAAAACCTCAAATCTGAGTGTGCTGAGGAGCGCTCTCCGCTACATACAG ACGTTAAAACGAAAAGAAAAGGAGTATGAGCACGATATGGAGCGTTTGGCGCGAGAGAAGATCGCCACCCAGCAGAGACTTGCTGAGCTGAAGAACGAGTTGAGTCAGTGTATGGACATCATGGAGATCGACAGGATCCTCAGACAGACAGTCCAGCCAGAAGATGACCAGGCCTCTACATCAACGGCATCAG AAGGTGAAGACAACTTTGACCAAGACATAGAGGAAGACGTCCTCTTGTCTCCGCCACCCAAACCCCCTGCGCCATTGCCACCCGAGCCCCGTGCCACTATGCCTCTGTCCGCCATCCTCTCTACGCACATCTCCATCCAACACAAACCCACCCCCCAACCCGCTGCTCCATCCACGCAGCCTCAGCCCGCCGTGGTCATGCCTCAGGCCATCGCTCCTGCACCCCCACCCCACATGCTCACCCCTACTCAGCCGACAGTCATCACTCATGCGTCTGTATCCCACGCTTCTGTCATCCAAGCCGTGAACCACGTCATTCCAGCTGGGCCTAAACACTTGGCGCACATTGTGCCCTCTAATGGCGGCCAGCCTATCGGACACATCACCGTGCACCCAGTAACCCACCTCCCCACTGCCATTTACCCACAGTCAGTGGCCGTCACGCAGCCAACAATGGTGGGGCACATCACGCACACACTGGCACACCACCCTCAAACTCATGCCCAGGTCAACGGCACACCGGTCGGGGCCCAACAGGGGGCCATGGTGGGGAAGCCCACAGCGGTGGTCGCCCATCATCACGCCGGGCTGGTCGGCCAAGCGGTTCTCAACCCAGTGACTATGGTAACTGTACCCCCCTTTCCCGTCAGCACGCTAAAGCTGGCCTGA